In a genomic window of Epinephelus fuscoguttatus linkage group LG23, E.fuscoguttatus.final_Chr_v1:
- the LOC125883374 gene encoding protein translocase subunit SecA-like isoform X1 encodes MDNTAIFAKKLEAGDVIIATNLAGRGTDLQVSDQVKRAGGLFVVQTFLPKNARVEAQAFGRTARQGSPGSAQLIVCSRHLSESFKLLALLGKHRLFLENTTNDVLVYRHLFVVQLRSYQKSPSDKVSKSLTSTVLHILTKTSDSETKTVKDARDDSVEKTLARYLECEIPKIQKKEELFSQYLETLDEVYKSSYNRPADSDLSALNEFWGMWLLTNFNENESIMDLKHKLGEDLKTARQKLTQRESPSSNLHHYIAFGNDLRKKGNLAGSIEMYTKAIQEDHCWAAVAYYNRAFASLAKDRHQDPNCINQALEDLQNALKSVELYCEQIQVTQGYSTQVNNLCSDSTTRFDSHMRARHQVLLSFKANINEAIKTAHRARDSGGSVKVEETLVYFMVPLENFLSLAVLLTQSLTHIRSRDPVKLLQLISHPSFDIVSELRCLESLGLTHVYTLEAQISLGRFLAKTLLRIIR; translated from the coding sequence ATGGACAATACTGCAATCTTCGCAAAGAAACTTGAAGCAGGAGACGTCATCATAGCAACAAACCTTGCAGGTCGTGGGACAGACCTTCAGGTCTCTGATCAGGTAAAGAGAGCTGGAggtttgtttgttgtgcagACCTTCCTGCCAAAGAATGCTCGTGTGGAGGCCCAGGCATTTGGTCGCACTGCCAGACAAGGATCTCCTGGGTCTGCTCAGCTCATTGTCTGCTCCAGACATCTGTCAGAATCATTCAAATTGTTGGCTTTATTAGGCAAACATAGATTGTTTTTGGAAAATACAACTAACGACGTGCTAGTTTATCGACACCTTTTTGTAGTGCAACTCAGATCGTACCAAAAAAGCCCCAGTGATAAGGTATCTAAATCTTTGACTTCGACAGTGTTGCATATTTTGACAAAAACCTCTGATTCAGAAACAAAGACTGTTAAAGATGCCAGAGATGACTCTGTGGAAAAAACACTAGCTCGCTACTTGGAGTGTGAAATCCCAAAGATACAGAAAAAGGAAGAGCTCTTCAGTCAGTACCTGGAAACACTAGATGAGGTGTACAAAAGCAGTTACAACAGGCCAGCAGATTCAGATTTGTCTGCACTGAATGAATTCTGGGGTATGTGGCTCCTCACAAACTTCAATGAGAACGAATCAATCATGGACTTAAAACACAAACTAGGTGAAGACCTGAAAACAGCCAGGCAAAAACTCACACAGAGAGAATCACCCTCATCAAACCTGCACCACTACATTGCATTTGGCAATGATCTGCGCAAAAAGGGAAATCTTGCAGGGAGTATCGAGATGTACACTAAGGCCATACAGGAGGACCACTGTTGGGCAGCAGTTGCATATTATAACCGTGCTTTTGCATCTTTAGCCAAGGACAGGCATCAGGATCCAAACTGCATCAATCAAGCTCTGGAAGATTTACAAAATGCACTCAAGTCCGTTGAGCTCTACTGTGAACAAATTCAGGTCACTCAAGGATACTCCACACAAGTCAACAACCTCTGCAGTGATTCAACCACCAGATTTGACAGTCACATGAGAGCCAGACACCAAGTGTTGTTGTCTTTCAAGGCAAACATAAATGAGGCTATTAAAACAGCACACAGGGCCAGAGACTCTGGTGGGAGTGTCAAAGTGGAGGAGACTCTTGTCTACTTCATGGTACCACTGGAGAATTTTCTGTCCCTGGCGGTCCTTTTGACTCAATCCCTGACTCACATCCGCTCCAGAGACCCTGTAAAGTTGCTCCAGCTCATCAGTCACCCCTCCTTTGACATTGTCAGTGAGCTTAGGTGTCTTGAATCTCTCGGCCTGACTCATGTTTATACCTTAGAAGCACAGATCTCTCTGGGTAGATTTTTAGCAAAGACGCTACTTAGGATCATACGCTGA